The Pirellulimonas nuda genome includes a region encoding these proteins:
- a CDS encoding outer membrane protein assembly factor BamB family protein → MTPRRSTLTAVLLVLIASTSRGENWPHWRGDGGNGVSTTAAPPTEWSDTKNVKWKAEIPGRGSGSPIVWEDRVFVVTSVPAQGGGGGALDFIVMCLSRDDGKILWQRTATTGTPHEGTHVTNNFASASPTTDGQHVYAHFGSQGLYCFTMDGQPVWGRDFGDMATRNEFGEGSSPTLAGDTIIVPWDHEGQSYLYALNKQDGEIRWQVERDEPTNWSTPLVVEHDGRKQVVMNGENYARAYDLDTGEELWRCGGQTQRPAASAVAMGDKVFVTSGFRGSFLGAFELGGRGDIQGTPSVLWTKGRDTPDVASPLLSGGRLYYYKAKTGILTCLDAANGEPHYASQRTRLQTTYASPVAAGGHVYLSDRDGVTVVIKDADEFQVVATNNIGEAIDATPAPVDKQLFIRGERNLFCIEE, encoded by the coding sequence ATGACCCCTCGCCGCTCCACGCTTACTGCCGTGCTGCTCGTGCTGATTGCTTCAACGTCACGGGGGGAAAACTGGCCGCATTGGCGGGGCGACGGGGGCAACGGGGTCTCCACCACCGCTGCTCCCCCGACCGAGTGGTCCGACACCAAGAACGTGAAGTGGAAAGCAGAGATACCGGGGCGTGGCTCCGGCTCGCCCATCGTTTGGGAAGACCGCGTGTTCGTGGTCACCAGCGTGCCTGCCCAGGGGGGCGGGGGCGGCGCGCTCGACTTTATCGTGATGTGCCTCAGCCGGGATGACGGCAAGATCCTTTGGCAGCGGACCGCCACGACGGGGACGCCGCACGAGGGGACCCACGTCACCAACAACTTCGCCTCGGCGTCGCCCACAACCGACGGCCAGCATGTTTACGCCCATTTTGGCTCTCAGGGGCTCTACTGCTTCACCATGGATGGCCAGCCGGTGTGGGGCCGCGACTTCGGCGACATGGCGACCCGCAACGAGTTCGGCGAGGGGAGCTCGCCTACCCTCGCTGGCGACACGATCATTGTGCCTTGGGACCACGAGGGCCAATCGTATCTCTACGCGCTGAACAAGCAGGACGGGGAGATCCGCTGGCAAGTGGAGCGCGACGAACCCACGAACTGGTCTACCCCATTGGTGGTGGAACATGACGGGCGGAAGCAGGTGGTGATGAACGGCGAGAACTACGCCCGCGCGTACGACCTCGACACGGGCGAGGAACTGTGGCGCTGCGGCGGCCAGACCCAGCGACCGGCGGCGTCGGCCGTGGCGATGGGCGACAAAGTGTTCGTGACCAGCGGCTTCCGGGGGTCGTTCTTGGGCGCTTTCGAGCTCGGCGGCCGGGGCGACATCCAGGGGACCCCCAGCGTGCTGTGGACCAAGGGGCGCGACACCCCCGACGTCGCCTCTCCGCTGCTATCGGGCGGTCGACTGTACTACTACAAGGCGAAGACCGGCATCCTGACCTGCCTCGACGCCGCGAACGGCGAGCCCCACTACGCCTCGCAACGCACGCGTCTGCAAACGACCTACGCCTCGCCCGTCGCGGCCGGCGGCCACGTCTATCTTTCCGACCGCGATGGCGTGACCGTCGTGATTAAGGACGCCGACGAATTCCAAGTGGTCGCCACGAACAACATCGGCGAGGCCATCGACGCCACGCCGGCCCCGGTCGACAAGCAACTCTTTATCCGTGGCGAGCGGAACCTGTTTTGCATCGAAGAGTAA
- a CDS encoding DUF1501 domain-containing protein yields the protein MHEALRADHLLALNRRHFLKQSSSGVGAAALLSLLGSSAAGTAPNFAPKAKRIIYLFQSGGPAQQDLFDYKPALNAMNGRELPPSVRGEQRLTGMSSNQSSLPLAGSKFAFSRHGQSGAWLSDLLPYHREIVDDICVIKGMHTEAINHDPAITMFQTGSQIAGRPSMGAWLSYGLGSENQDLPAFIVLATAGKGGQPLYARLWGSGFLDSRHQGVRFRAGKEPVLYLSDPDGVCRSRVRAQLDAIAGLNRHQYNQELDPEIESRVAQYEMAYRMQTSVPDATDLSDESESTFELYGEDAKKPGTFAANCLLARRLAERGVRFIQLYHQGWDQHANLPKDIATQARETDQASAALVKDLKNRGMLDDTLVIWSGEFGRTSYSQGVLTANNYGRDHHPRCFSMWMAGGGVRPGFSYGETDEFAYNVVQDGVHVHDLNATVLHLMGLDHERLTFSHQGRRYRLTDVHGTVVDKILA from the coding sequence ATGCACGAAGCTCTCCGCGCAGACCATCTGCTCGCGCTCAACCGTCGGCACTTCCTCAAGCAGAGCAGCTCTGGGGTGGGCGCCGCGGCGCTGCTCAGCCTGCTCGGAAGCAGCGCCGCCGGCACGGCGCCCAACTTTGCCCCCAAGGCCAAGCGGATCATCTACTTGTTCCAGTCGGGGGGCCCCGCCCAGCAAGACTTGTTCGACTACAAGCCTGCGCTCAACGCAATGAACGGGCGGGAGCTCCCCCCCTCGGTGCGGGGCGAGCAACGGCTTACCGGGATGTCGTCGAACCAATCATCCTTGCCGCTGGCGGGCTCGAAGTTCGCGTTCTCTCGGCACGGCCAGAGTGGCGCTTGGCTCAGCGACCTGCTCCCCTACCACCGGGAGATCGTCGACGACATCTGCGTCATCAAGGGGATGCACACCGAGGCGATCAACCACGACCCGGCGATCACGATGTTCCAAACCGGCTCGCAGATCGCCGGCCGGCCCTCGATGGGGGCGTGGCTCTCCTACGGGCTGGGGAGCGAGAACCAAGACCTCCCCGCGTTCATCGTGCTTGCGACCGCCGGCAAGGGGGGGCAGCCCCTCTACGCCCGGCTGTGGGGGAGCGGCTTCCTCGATTCGCGGCACCAGGGGGTCCGCTTCCGTGCGGGCAAAGAGCCGGTGTTGTACCTTTCGGACCCGGACGGCGTTTGCCGGTCGCGCGTGCGAGCCCAGTTGGACGCGATCGCCGGCCTGAACCGCCATCAGTACAATCAAGAACTCGACCCGGAGATCGAGTCGCGCGTCGCGCAGTACGAGATGGCCTACCGCATGCAGACCAGCGTACCCGACGCGACCGACCTGTCGGATGAGTCCGAGTCGACGTTCGAGCTGTACGGGGAAGACGCCAAGAAGCCCGGCACGTTCGCCGCCAACTGCTTGCTCGCCCGGCGGCTCGCGGAGCGGGGGGTGCGATTTATCCAGCTCTACCATCAGGGATGGGACCAGCACGCCAATCTGCCCAAAGACATCGCTACCCAGGCCCGCGAAACCGACCAGGCGTCCGCAGCGCTGGTCAAGGACCTCAAGAACCGTGGGATGCTCGACGACACGCTGGTCATTTGGTCTGGGGAGTTTGGCCGCACCTCGTACTCCCAGGGGGTGCTCACCGCCAACAACTATGGCCGCGACCACCACCCGCGGTGCTTCAGCATGTGGATGGCCGGCGGCGGCGTCCGGCCCGGGTTCAGCTACGGCGAGACAGACGAGTTCGCGTACAACGTGGTGCAAGACGGCGTCCACGTGCACGACCTGAACGCCACCGTGCTGCACCTGATGGGCCTCGACCACGAGCGGCTGACCTTCAGCCACCAGGGGCGCCGCTACCGCCTAACCGACGTCCACGGGACCGTGGTCGACAAGATCCTGGCCTAG
- a CDS encoding DUF1553 domain-containing protein: MSAATWEEKVLFVNQNDETTPAGWGRGWRTAGWLAMFALLCVSAGAEGVAFDAQVRPILSDKCYFCHGPDSETREAGLRLDLAEGAHDAIASGEVARRIASDDPAERMPPPQSKLELTQEEKTLLQSWIAEGAPYEEHWAFRPLPPTVAVQASNGDAWPKQTLDRFVRDSLKRRGLSPSAEASPERWLRRVTLDLTGLPPEPDVIDRFEAELADAEDKESVYAAVVDRLLASPGFGEQMAVAWLGAARYADSYGYQSDKLNTQWPYRDWVVRALNNNLPYDQFLTWQLAGDLLENPTREQRLATAFNRLHRLNNEGGAVFEEWRLENVADRVQTFGVAVLGLTLECARCHDHKFDPISTRDYYSISAFFNSIDESGVYDRTEKTPAPSLLLPTKSQEEALNAAANRLAEAEAAYEKAVGEAAERFDAWSAGVDANALTPPGLVLALSFDRPLTKQMKEVCYFSELDGNQAGPLAQVACDDSPLPHLRAQDSADGSIAVASNQNADDARRAIVLDGERGVSTVGVAPFDRWTPFSVVVSLREKQRSAQRSVIAHHTRGTDCGYNGWDLTIADGRLESRLYRVWPGNAIGVRAKRAIPVDQWHQVSATYDGSSTARGLRLFLNGEPLETQVLRDYVQKSANVLVDHGGRFVVGQRFRDRGFAGALIDDVRVYDRDLTAGELLLLAGRGPIVPSPDYYCKGVDAAAIEASERLAEARRALVMAEEAMVEIPVMEEMQTARETHVLQRGAYDAPTSDETRVTRDTFEQLAPLYPEGLRRDRLGLAEWATAPDHPLTSRVAVNRLWAGFFGAGLVTTPDNFGRQGEAPTHPELLDWLARDFVESGWNVKRFCRNVALSAAYRQDSKVPAELAMADPENRWLARGPAYRLGAEQIRDLALAVSGRLNREMGGPPVSPYQPGGDLWRESNVMSPSYVQSVGKELYRRSLYSVWKRTSPLPNMMAFDAETREVCSVKRSRTNTPLQALVLMNDTQFVEAARLLAERALAREGAPSQQVAWAFRSLTGRRSDPKEASVLTGLYQEELAYYRSNPEDAARLLAIGESEAPPASEPAELAAMTMACRAMLNLDAAVWKR; encoded by the coding sequence TTGTCCGCCGCTACTTGGGAAGAAAAAGTGCTATTCGTGAACCAGAACGACGAGACGACCCCAGCAGGATGGGGCCGCGGATGGCGCACCGCCGGTTGGCTGGCGATGTTTGCGTTGCTGTGCGTTTCGGCCGGCGCGGAAGGGGTGGCTTTCGACGCCCAGGTCCGGCCGATCTTGTCGGACAAGTGTTACTTCTGCCACGGACCGGATTCCGAGACGCGCGAGGCAGGCCTGAGGCTCGACCTTGCCGAAGGCGCCCACGACGCCATCGCCTCGGGCGAGGTGGCCAGGCGGATCGCTAGCGACGACCCGGCCGAGCGCATGCCACCGCCGCAGTCGAAGCTCGAGTTGACGCAGGAGGAGAAGACGCTGCTGCAGAGCTGGATCGCGGAAGGAGCGCCCTACGAAGAGCACTGGGCGTTCCGGCCGCTGCCGCCCACGGTGGCGGTCCAGGCGAGCAACGGGGACGCGTGGCCCAAGCAGACCCTCGACCGGTTTGTGCGGGACTCCCTGAAGCGTCGCGGGCTCTCGCCCAGCGCCGAGGCGTCCCCCGAACGCTGGCTGCGCCGCGTGACGCTCGACCTCACCGGCCTCCCGCCGGAGCCCGATGTCATCGATCGGTTTGAGGCCGAGCTCGCAGACGCGGAGGACAAAGAATCGGTGTACGCCGCGGTCGTCGATCGCCTGCTCGCTTCGCCCGGTTTCGGCGAGCAGATGGCGGTCGCTTGGCTCGGGGCCGCCCGCTACGCGGACTCTTACGGCTACCAGTCCGACAAGCTCAACACGCAGTGGCCCTACCGCGACTGGGTGGTCCGCGCCTTAAACAACAACCTGCCGTACGACCAGTTCCTGACGTGGCAGCTCGCCGGCGACCTGCTTGAGAACCCAACCCGCGAGCAGCGGCTCGCAACGGCGTTCAACCGGTTGCACCGCCTCAACAACGAAGGGGGCGCCGTCTTCGAGGAGTGGCGGCTCGAGAACGTGGCGGACCGGGTGCAGACCTTTGGCGTGGCGGTGCTGGGGCTGACGCTGGAGTGCGCCCGCTGTCACGACCACAAGTTCGACCCCATCTCGACGCGCGACTACTACTCGATCTCTGCGTTCTTCAACTCCATCGACGAGAGCGGCGTTTACGACCGCACCGAGAAGACGCCGGCCCCCTCGCTGCTGCTGCCAACCAAATCGCAGGAAGAGGCGCTCAACGCGGCCGCCAATCGCTTGGCCGAGGCGGAAGCGGCGTACGAGAAGGCCGTAGGAGAAGCAGCCGAGCGCTTCGACGCCTGGTCGGCGGGCGTCGACGCCAACGCGTTGACGCCCCCCGGATTGGTTCTCGCCCTGAGCTTCGATCGACCGCTGACGAAGCAGATGAAAGAGGTCTGTTACTTCAGCGAGCTGGACGGCAACCAGGCCGGCCCGCTCGCGCAGGTCGCGTGCGACGACTCCCCCTTGCCCCATCTGCGGGCGCAAGATTCCGCGGATGGCTCGATCGCGGTCGCATCGAACCAGAACGCCGACGACGCACGCCGCGCGATCGTGCTCGATGGCGAGCGGGGCGTATCGACCGTGGGCGTGGCGCCCTTTGACCGCTGGACACCGTTCAGCGTCGTCGTCAGCCTGCGCGAGAAGCAGCGGTCGGCCCAGCGATCGGTCATCGCCCACCACACCCGCGGCACCGATTGCGGCTACAACGGCTGGGACCTGACGATCGCCGACGGGCGTCTCGAGTCGCGCCTGTACCGCGTGTGGCCAGGCAACGCGATCGGCGTCCGCGCCAAGCGCGCCATCCCGGTCGACCAGTGGCATCAGGTGTCGGCGACCTACGACGGGTCTTCGACGGCCCGCGGTCTGCGGCTGTTCCTGAACGGAGAGCCGCTTGAGACCCAGGTGCTGCGCGACTACGTACAAAAGTCGGCCAACGTGCTGGTCGACCACGGCGGCCGGTTTGTCGTTGGGCAGCGTTTCCGCGACCGCGGGTTCGCCGGCGCATTGATCGACGACGTCCGCGTCTACGACCGCGACCTCACCGCGGGCGAGCTGCTTTTGCTCGCCGGGCGAGGGCCGATCGTCCCGTCGCCCGACTACTACTGCAAGGGGGTCGACGCCGCGGCGATTGAAGCGTCCGAGCGACTCGCCGAGGCGCGGCGGGCGCTGGTGATGGCCGAGGAGGCGATGGTTGAGATCCCCGTCATGGAGGAGATGCAGACCGCGCGCGAGACCCACGTGCTGCAACGCGGCGCGTACGACGCCCCCACCAGCGACGAGACACGCGTCACCCGGGACACCTTCGAACAGTTGGCGCCCCTGTACCCAGAAGGTCTGCGGCGAGACCGCTTGGGCCTGGCCGAGTGGGCGACCGCGCCCGACCACCCGCTCACCTCTCGGGTCGCCGTCAACCGGCTCTGGGCCGGCTTTTTTGGGGCGGGGTTGGTTACGACGCCGGACAACTTCGGCCGCCAGGGCGAGGCCCCCACGCACCCGGAACTGCTCGACTGGCTAGCGCGAGACTTTGTCGAGAGCGGCTGGAATGTCAAGCGTTTCTGCCGGAACGTGGCCCTCTCGGCTGCCTACCGGCAGGACTCCAAGGTCCCCGCCGAACTCGCCATGGCCGACCCCGAGAACCGCTGGCTGGCCCGCGGCCCCGCCTACCGGCTGGGGGCCGAGCAGATCCGCGACTTGGCGCTGGCGGTCTCGGGCCGCCTGAACCGCGAGATGGGCGGCCCGCCGGTGTCGCCCTACCAGCCGGGGGGCGACCTGTGGCGGGAGTCGAACGTGATGTCGCCATCGTACGTGCAATCGGTCGGCAAGGAGCTCTACCGGCGGTCGCTCTACTCGGTGTGGAAACGCACCTCGCCGCTGCCGAACATGATGGCGTTCGACGCCGAGACGCGGGAGGTATGCAGCGTCAAGCGCTCACGCACCAACACCCCGCTGCAGGCGCTGGTGCTGATGAACGACACTCAGTTTGTCGAGGCGGCCCGGCTGCTCGCCGAGCGGGCGCTGGCGCGCGAAGGGGCGCCATCGCAGCAGGTTGCGTGGGCGTTCCGCTCGCTTACCGGTCGCCGGTCCGACCCGAAGGAGGCGTCCGTGCTGACCGGCCTCTACCAAGAAGAGCTCGCCTACTACCGCTCGAACCCCGAAGACGCGGCCCGGCTGCTGGCCATCGGCGAGAGCGAGGCCCCGCCCGCTAGCGAACCGGCAGAACTGGCCGCGATGACCATGGCGTGCCGCGCCATGCTGAACCTAGACGCCGCCGTTTGGAAGCGATAA
- a CDS encoding sulfatase family protein — MNRPSLCLAALACLLAAAPTVMAGPPNVVFIMADDVGLGDIGYYHRQRTGKAPVAPTPNLDSLAAAGMRFSDAHSSTALCSPTRYCAMSGNLNYRSNAPWGVWGSFRPTPFTDTDATLGRIAQSAGLTTAFIGKWHLGGDFGRADGKGIYRGADRGDKPLGVDVSKMIAGGPPSTGFDYSYTLPCGIQGPLYVAYENGAWSPFAADSRIIHFSAKSAGDPAYVSDKGPGMGDSRWDPSRVGPMIAAKAAAFIENSAAEEKPFFLCYWTPAVHLPHLPPAQFDGRKVRGETPTRHLDMLIDLDQQVGKIVGALRGSDVLDNTLLIFSSDNGGLNDARGQAAGHDSSGGYRGFKNQPYEGGHRVPFFAVWPGKIEPGSRSDEPVAVHDVAATMAAAVGAPLGPQQAQDSYNLLPLLLGQAGFVGRDELLLQGGSQHEVIYRRGDWKLIVQSNRPATQWRPAALFNLAQSPLEAEGENLIDDPEQAARVKSMLQRYRQLRSSGERTAPPTHPETTTGKAG; from the coding sequence ATGAATCGACCCTCGCTCTGCCTAGCCGCACTCGCTTGTTTGCTGGCCGCTGCGCCGACGGTCATGGCCGGCCCGCCGAACGTGGTGTTCATCATGGCCGACGACGTCGGCCTGGGGGACATCGGCTACTACCACCGGCAACGCACCGGAAAGGCGCCGGTGGCGCCCACCCCGAACCTCGACTCGCTCGCGGCCGCCGGCATGAGGTTCTCCGACGCGCACTCGTCGACCGCGCTCTGCTCGCCGACACGCTACTGCGCCATGAGCGGCAACCTGAACTACCGCAGCAACGCCCCGTGGGGGGTGTGGGGTTCTTTCCGGCCCACCCCGTTCACTGACACAGACGCCACGCTCGGACGCATCGCCCAGAGCGCTGGGCTGACGACGGCCTTCATCGGCAAGTGGCACCTGGGGGGCGACTTTGGGCGCGCCGACGGCAAAGGGATCTACCGTGGCGCCGACCGCGGCGACAAACCGCTGGGCGTCGACGTATCGAAGATGATCGCCGGCGGGCCCCCGTCGACCGGGTTCGACTACAGCTACACGCTGCCGTGCGGCATCCAGGGCCCGCTGTACGTCGCCTACGAGAACGGGGCGTGGAGCCCGTTTGCCGCCGACTCGCGGATCATCCACTTCAGCGCCAAGTCGGCCGGCGACCCGGCGTACGTCTCCGACAAGGGCCCCGGGATGGGGGACTCGCGGTGGGACCCAAGCCGCGTGGGGCCGATGATCGCCGCCAAAGCCGCCGCGTTCATCGAGAACAGCGCCGCAGAAGAGAAACCCTTCTTCTTGTGCTACTGGACCCCGGCCGTGCACCTGCCGCACCTTCCCCCCGCCCAGTTCGATGGCCGCAAGGTCCGCGGAGAAACGCCGACCCGTCACCTCGACATGCTGATCGACCTCGACCAGCAGGTGGGCAAGATCGTCGGCGCCTTGCGCGGTTCCGACGTGCTCGACAACACCTTGTTAATCTTCTCTTCGGACAACGGCGGGCTCAACGACGCACGCGGCCAGGCCGCGGGGCACGACTCCAGCGGAGGGTACCGTGGGTTCAAGAACCAACCCTACGAAGGGGGCCACCGCGTGCCGTTCTTTGCCGTGTGGCCCGGCAAGATCGAGCCCGGCAGCCGGTCGGACGAGCCCGTCGCGGTGCACGACGTGGCCGCCACCATGGCCGCCGCCGTCGGGGCGCCGCTTGGTCCGCAGCAGGCGCAAGACTCGTACAACCTGCTGCCGCTGCTGCTGGGACAAGCGGGGTTCGTGGGCCGTGACGAGCTGCTGCTGCAGGGGGGGAGCCAGCACGAGGTCATCTATCGCCGCGGCGACTGGAAGCTCATCGTCCAAAGCAATCGGCCCGCGACCCAGTGGCGACCGGCCGCCCTGTTCAACCTGGCACAATCGCCGCTAGAGGCCGAGGGCGAGAACCTCATCGACGACCCGGAACAAGCCGCACGCGTAAAATCAATGCTTCAGCGCTACCGCCAGCTACGCAGCAGCGGGGAGCGGACCGCGCCTCCGACTCACCCGGAAACTACTACCGGCAAAGCCGGCTGA